In the genome of Populus alba chromosome 11, ASM523922v2, whole genome shotgun sequence, one region contains:
- the LOC118040806 gene encoding alpha N-terminal protein methyltransferase 1: MHLINTHPYRFGPLCYTQKPYKKSHLSLQTTIYCHPTRFHKHYTAAAIQSPMEAAGTDSDGREFKNPDEMWLEHTGDTNKKTQWYRDGVAYWEGVEASVNGVLGGYGHVNDADVKGSEGFLQTLLAELFVDGGIDRHLVALDCGSGIGRITKNLLIRYFNEVDLLEPVSHFLDAARESLVQENHMALDEHKATNFYCVPLQEFTPDVGRYDVIWVQWCIGHLTDDDFVSFFNRAKIGLKPGGFFVLKENLARSGFVLDKDDRSITRSDSYFKGLFSRCGLHLYKSREQKGLPKELFAVKMYALTTDIPKRVIKARSKVQANRPGIIK, encoded by the exons ATGCACCTAATTAACACTCATCCGTATAGATTTGGACCTTTATGCTATACCcaaaaaccctataaaaaatcCCATCTTTCCCTCCAAACCACAATTTACTGCCATCCCACGAGATTCCACAAGCACTACACAGCAGCTGCCATACAGTCTCCAATGGAAGCTGCGGGCACAGATTCCGATGGCCGTGAATTCAAAAATCCAGATGAAATGTGGTTAGAACACACTGGAGACACTAACAAGAAGACTCAATGGTACCGTGATGGTGTTGCTTATTGGGAA GGTGTGGAGGCATCAGTGAATGGAGTGTTAGGTGGATATGGGCATGTGAATGATGCTGATGTGAAGGGAAGTGAAGGGTTTCTACAGACCCTTTTAGCTGAACTGTTTGTTGACGGAGGAATTGACAGGCATCTTGTTGCTCTTG ATTGTGGTTCTGGTATTGGGAGAATCACCAAGAATCTTCTCATAAGGTATTTCAATGAG GTTGATCTTCTTGAGCCAGTGTCGCATTTCCTTGATGCTGCCCGTGAAAGCTTGGTCCAGGAAAATCATATGGCATTGGATGAGCACAAGGCCACTAATTTTTATTGCGTCCCCCTTCAG GAATTTACACCAGATGTAGGAAGATATGATGTTATCTGGGTTCAGTGGTGTATTGGGCATCTCACAGATGATGACTTTGTGTCATTTTTCAATAGGGCTAAG ATTGGCCTCAAACCTGGTGGATTTTTTGTCTTGAAGGAGAATCTTGCAAGAAGTG GATTTGTGTTGGACAAAGATGATCGAAGCATAACCAGGTCTGATTCATACTTCAAGGGGCTCTTTAGTCGGTGTGGATTGCATCTCTACAAATCAAGG GAACAAAAGGGACTTCCCAAGGAGCTATTTGCTGTGAAGATGTATGCTTTAACAACTGATATTCCGAAGAGAGTCATTAAGGCCAGATCCAAAGTTCAAGCCAATCGACCTGGGataatcaaatga
- the LOC118040829 gene encoding probable serine/threonine-protein kinase PBL12 — protein MASPRFLLLFTTLSLTVSSAISGSVVEDLANLQPPSDFNTTIMKNCQHNPSLRYCNSSSMDLKEIFKFTIVASHLCNESKNPNCVHSFDHIDLRNRPKMAPLYLSYSFFWKYCPLTVLSIDLSNISLKGSFPKEVICCDQIQALDLSLNGLTGEFPIESFAPLTNLTFLNLSYNYFSESKISDSQFFKRFNDSSFIHSGILPSDRNYTIKAILLLVGFPISVILMAVCFGWLCFQRPDYLPRMFQRKHKFTPSMLRAATNGFSRKNQMVRSEGVEIYKGTLRDSTQVRIEIYRGCISREKRKEFVEECKVLVELCHKNLVQVLGWCRTRNQRAIVTEWTDGETIEMWLSGSAPPWKQRLKILIGVVDGMRYLQENWPEVVYDLRINSVLLADNHEPILSRFQVGDQYSNNKKIHKFGIFLLEIITNRRSQEFERGEAGLIEHVRDNYPENLHKVIDARMKLPENMFDQAKHGIELGLMCTDQSISKHPSLNQISHMINKVYESCLELAPQNHKRSHGDGGKGHKHVQ, from the exons ATGGCTTCTCCACGTTTTCTCCTTCTGTTCACAACATTATCACTCACAGTTTCTTCAGCAATCTCAGGATCCGTAGTAGAAGACCTTGCAAACTTGCAACCCCCATCAGATTTCAACACCACAATCATGAAAAACTGTCAACACAATCCTTCTCTCAGATACTGCAACTCCTCTTCTATGGACCTGAAAGAAATCTTCAAGTTCACCATTGTTGCAAGCCATCTTTGCAATGAGTCAAAGAATCCAAATTGTGTCCATTCTTTCGACCACATAGACCTGCGAAACAGGCCGAAGATGGCACCTCTCTACCTGTCATACAGTTTCTTTTGGAAATACTGCCCTTTAACCGTTCTTTCCATTGATTTGTCAAACATTTCTTTAAAGGGTAGTTTTCCTAAAGAAGTTATATGTTGTGACCAAATCCAGGCTCTTGATTTGAGCCTTAATGGCCTTACTGGCGAATTCCCAATCGAGAGCTTTGCTCCTCTTACCAACCTTACATTTCTCAACCtgtcatataattatttttcagagAGTAAAATCTCAGATTCTCAGTTTTTCAAAAGGTTTAATGATTCAAGTTTTATTCATTCTGGTATCCTTCCAAGTGACAGGAACTATACAATCAAGGCCATACTTTTACTAGTTGGATTTCCAATCTCTGTGATTCTAATGGCGGTTTGCTTTGGATGGCTGTGTTTTCAAAGGCCGGATTACTTACCAAGAATGTTTCAAAGAAAGCACAAGTTTACACCGTCAATGCTAAGGGCAGCAACCAACgggttttcaagaaaaaaccaGATGGTCAGAAGTGAAGGAGTAGAAATTTATAAGGGAACTTTGCGAGACAGTACTCAAGTCAGGATTGAAATTTACAGGGGTTGCATTTCAAGGGAGAAACGCAAGGAATTTGTTGAGGAGTGCAAGGTTCTTGTTGAACTATGCCACAAGAACTTAGTTCAAGTATTAGGTTGGTGCAGAACCAGAAATCAGAGAGCCATTGTTACTGAATGGACAGATGGAGAGACTATTGAGATGTGGCTATCAGGTTCAGCTCCTCCATGGAAGCAAAGGTTGAAGATACTAATTGGGGTGGTGGACGGCATGCGTTATTTGCAGGAAAATTGGCCTGAAGTGGTGTATGATCTCAGGATAAACAGTGTGTTGCTCGCGGACAATCATGAGCCAATCCTTTCAAGGTTTCAGGTTGGAGATCAATACAGCAACAACAAAA AAATTCACAAGTTTGGAATATTTCTGCTAGAGATCATAACAAATAGGAGGTCACAGGAATTTGAGAGAGGTGAGGCTGGATTGATTGAGCATGTCAGAGATAATTATCCTGAAAACTTGCACAAAGTGATTGATGCAAGAATGAAATTGCCAGAAAATATGTTTGATCAAGCTAAACATGGAATAGAACTGGGATTGATGTGCACTGACCAATCAATCAGCAAACATCCAAGCCTGAATCAGATATCCCATATGATAAACAAAGTCTATGAGTCTTGCCTGGAATTAGCGCCCCAGAACCATAAAAGATCTCATGGAGATGGAGGTAAAGGACACAAACATGTTCAATGA
- the LOC118040807 gene encoding transcription factor bHLH52: protein MALSFCPNLGSSLQHHSLQEFTEYPQGDMEMGNDQLFACNDNMMFSDAFINPLYEVEEQLVYSDSYTDLLPYFSSPSDNIISLSPEIFPLQDFESYHYPKRPKTYTDHFNSTFEPNFFEGYAPNPNPGLPELFPEISAPEPKFQVPITFNVGRTDQSVMNSKKPSTGVSLSTQSIAARERRRKITEKTRELGKFIPGGHKMNTAEMFQAASKYVKFLQAQIGILELMGSTQENKGPMHTQELQTLLVTSPTIQEKLYSEEKCLVPRDFVQTIANDCQIQSKPLIIEEIDQLLGDQLLG, encoded by the exons ATGGCTCTAAGCTTTTGTCCAAACTTGGGCTCATCGCTTCAGCATCACAGCCTTCAAGAGTTTACAGAATATCCACAAGGCGACATGGAGATGGGAAATGATCAGCTCTTTGCTTGCAATGACAACATGATGTTTTCAGATGCTTTCATCAACCCTTTGTATGAGGTTGAGGAGCAGCTAGTTTACTCGGATAGCTACACCGATCTCCTCCCatacttctcttctccttcagaTAACATAATCTCTCTCTCCCCCGAAATCTTTCCTCTCCAAGATTTTGAGTCCTACCACTACCCGAAACGCCCAAAAACCTACACAGATCATTTCAACTCAACTTTTGAACCGAATTTCTTCGAAGGATATGCTCCGAATCCCAATCCAGGACTCCCAGAATTATTTCCAGAAATCTCAGCCCCGGAACCTAAGTTTCAGGTTCCAATAACCTTTAATGTTGGGAGGACTGATCAGAGTGTGATGAATTCAAAGAAACCAAGTACTGGAGTGAGCTTGTCTACACAGAGCATCGCTGCGCGTGAGAGGAGAAGGAAGATAACCGAGAAGACACGGGAGCTTGGAAAGTTTATTCCTGGTGGGCATAAGATGAACACTGCAGAGATGTTCCAAGCTGCTTCCAAGTATGTCAAGTTCTTGCAGGCTCAAATTGGAATTCTTGAACTCATGGGGTCAACTCAG GAAAACAAAGGGCCAATGCACACACAGGAACTTCAAACTCTCCTTGTAACGTCTCCAACAATTCAAGAGAAGTTGTACTCAGAAGAGAAATGCTTGGTTCCAAGAGATTTTGTCCAAACCATTGCTAACGATTGTCAAATCCAATCAAAACCCTTGATCATTGAGGAGATTGATCAGTTGTTGGGGGATCAATTGCTTGGATAG
- the LOC118040809 gene encoding tetrahydroberberine oxidase-like — MVETSPSSPYVGQKNFTNKHVKNYINKGASSTFLCAQKIIRIMNSPSSLMIPFLVIFLFSFSRLASADRHEDFLQCLESQNFNSISKVIYTPINSSYSSVLQFSIRNLRFNTSETPKPLVIVTALNVAHIQATIMCSQKHGLEIRVRSGGHDYEGLSYVAVVVPFVVIDLINMRTVTVDAASKTAWIQTGATLGEVYYGIAEKSRTLAFPAGVCPTVGSGGHISGGGTSMIMRKYGIAVDHIIDAQVIDVKGRILDRASMGEDLFWAIRGGGGNTFGVVVAWKLELVPVPASVTVFNVTRILTKQDASKLIHRWQYAIKKFDDDLFSRIFIWGANSNQEGKIMIQAAFTSLFLGGVDRLLSLMQESFPELGLVKEDCIEMSWIESTVYAAQFPRNSSLDVLLSRIPRYSNTFFKGKSDFVREPIPEIALDGIWERLSQVDDQLAELQFTAFGGKMDEIAESSTPFPHRAGTLYQIHYAINWNEEGIEAYAKYTSWIRELYSYMAPYVSKNPRRAYVNYRDLDLGVDNLGNTSYKQASIWGIKYFKNNFDRLVHVKTAVDAANFFRNEQSIPPLSSW, encoded by the coding sequence ATGGTTGAAACGTCACCATCTTCTCCATATGTGGGGCAAAAGAATTTCACAAACAAGCACGTTAAGAACTATATAAATAAGGGAGCCTCTAGCACCTTTCTGTGTGCACAAAAGATTATCAGAATCATGAACTCTCCTAGTTCTTTGATGATCCCTTTCCTAGTTATCTTTCTGTTTTCATTCTCAAGGTTAGCTTCAGCTGACCGTCATGAGGATTTTCTTCAATGCCTTGAGTCTCAAAACTTTAACTCCATTTCTAAGGTCATTTACACACCAATCAACTCCTCATATTCATCAGTCTTGCAGTTTTCCATACGAAACCTCAGGTTCAACACAAGTGAAACCCCGAAACCACTTGTTATTGTTACAGCTTTGAATGTAGCTCACATACAAGCTACCATTATGTGTTCCCAAAAACATGGCCTGGAAATTAGGGTTCGAAGTGGTGGCCATGACTATGAGGGTCTCTCCTATGTTGCGGTTGTAGTACCCTTTGTGGTCATTGATCTAATCAATATGCGAACAGTTACTGTTGATGCTGCAAGTAAAACTGCATGGATTCAAACTGGGGCCACTCTAGGCGAAGTTTACTACGGAATCGCGGAGAAAAGTAGAACTCTTGCCTTCCCAGCAGGTGTTTGCCCTACAGTGGGGTCTGGTGGGCACATTAGCGGAGGAGGAACTAGCATGATCATGCGTAAATATGGCATCGCTGTAGATCATATAATCGATGCACAAGTAATCGACGTTAAAGGCAGAATCCTTGATAGAGCATCAATGGGAGAAGATCTATTTTGGGCTATTCGAGGTGGTGGAGGTAATACCTTTGGAGTAGTTGTTGCATGGAAACTAGAATTGGTTCCAGTTCCAGCTAGTGTGACAGTATTCAATGTCACAAGAATACTAACAAAACAAGATGCATCAAAACTCATTCATCGATGGCAATATGCGATCAAAAAGTTCGACGATGATTTGTTCTCAAGAATTTTCATATGGGGAGCGAACTCTAATCAAGAAGGAAAGATAATGATACAAGCCGCATTCACTTCCTTGTTTCTTGGTGGAGTCGATAGGCTTCTTTCGTTGATGCAAGAGAGCTTTCCCGAGCTTGGTTTGGTGAAAGAAGATTGCATTGAAATGAGTTGGATCGAGTCTACGGTTTACGCTGCTCAATTTCCCCGAAATTCATCCTTGGATGTGTTGCTTAGCAGGATTCCTCGATATTCCAACACCTTTTTCAAAGGAAAAAGTGACTTTGTTAGGGAACCAATACCTGAAATTGCATTGGATGGAATATGGGAAAGGCTCAGCCAAGTCGATGACCAATTGGCTGAATTGCAATTTACTGCCTTCGGAGgaaaaatggatgaaattgcAGAGTCCAGCACTCCCTTTCCTCATAGAGCCGGAACTCTATACCAAATTCACTATGCAATCAACTGGAATGAAGAAGGCATTGAGGCATATGCTAAGTATACAAGTTGGATCAGAGAGCTTTACAGCTACATGGCTCCTTATGTTTCGAAAAACCCCCGACGAGCATATGTCAACTATAGAGATCTTGACCTCGGGGTGGACAACCTAGGCAACACAAGTTATAAACAAGCAAGCATTTGGGGtatcaaatatttcaagaacAACTTCGACCGGTTGGTGCATGTGAAGACTGCAGTTGACGCTGCTAATTTCTTCAGAAATGAACAAAGCATTCCTCCTCTTTCATCTTGGTAA
- the LOC118040814 gene encoding tetrahydroberberine oxidase-like, whose amino-acid sequence MFAYMFFLLFPFSLVNSAKDTREDFLQCLHSQNSNSISSFINTPNNPSYSSLLQNYTQNLRVRATKTLEPLVIIKPKKAFHIQTTIICSKKHGVQIRIRSGGHDYEGLSSVSPLPFVVLDLIDLRNITVDLAKKSAWVQAGASLGEVYYTIAEKSSTLAFPAGVGLTVGVGGHFSGGGEGMMMRKYGIAADNIIDAKIINAEGKILDRESMGEDLFWAIRGGGGNTFGVVVAWKINLVDVPPVVTVFNVTRTLEQNATNLVHRWQYLGDKFPEDLALRIFLRRVNFSQDGNTTIQAAFTSLFLGRVDRLLPIVQQHFPELGLTKKDCIEMSWINSTLYFAGVPNGASLDVLLKRDPQGRMFFKGKSDYVQEPIPKNALEKIWKRLYKMDAKMAELQFTILGGKMNEISEFSIPFPHRAGNLFQIHYALLWHEESIKEINWHMKWIRELYDFMAPYVAKHPRTAYVNYRDLDLGTNNIHGNSTYQEACIWGFKYFKVNNFNRLIQVKATVDPDNFFRNEQSIPYLDHYAG is encoded by the coding sequence ATGTTTgcttatatgttttttcttctctttcccttctCATTGGTAAATTCAGCTAAGGATACTCGTGAAGATTTTCTTCAATGCCTTCACTCGCAAAACTCCAATTCCATTTCTAGTTTCATTAACACTCCAAACAACCCCTCCTATTCATCCCTCTTGCAAAATTATACGCAAAACCTTAGGGTTAGGGCAACCAAAACCCTAGAGCCTCTAGTCATTATCAAACCAAAGAAGGCATTCCACATTCAAACCACCATTATTTGTTCCAAAAAGCATGGCGTGCAAATTAGAATTCGAAGTGGCGGCCATGACTATGAGGGCCTTTCTTCTGTTTCTCCTCTCCCTTTTGTCGTTCTTGACCTAATCGATCTTCGAAATATTACTGTTGATTTAGCAAAGAAGAGTGCATGGGTTCAAGCCGGAGCAAGTTTAGGTGAAGTTTATTATACGATTGCTGAGAAAAGTAGTACTCTTGCCTTCCCAGCAGGTGTTGGACTTACTGTAGGTGTTGGTGGTCATTTTAGTGGAGGAGGGGAGGGAATGATGATGCGTAAATATGGCATTGCCGCAGATAACATTATTGatgcaaaaataattaatgctgAAGGAAAAATCCTTGATAGAGAATCAATGGGAGAAGATCTATTTTGGGCCATTCGAGGTGGTGGAGGAAATACCTTCGGAGTTGTTGTtgcttggaaaataaatttggtCGACGTGCCACCTGTTGTGACTGTATTCAATGTCACAAGAACCTTAGAACAAAATGCCACAAATCTTGTTCATCGGTGGCAATATTTGGGGGACAAGTTTCCTGAAGATTTGGCATTGAGAATTTTCTTAAGGAGAGTTAATTTTAGCCAAGATGGAAACACAACAATACAGGCTGCATTCACTTCCTTGTTTCTTGGTAGAGTTGATAGGCTTCTTCCGATAGTTCAACAGCACTTTCCTGAGCTTGGTTTGACGAAAAAAGATTGCATTGAAATGAGTTGGATCAATTCTACCCTCTACTTTGCCGGAGTCCCAAATGGTGCATCCTTGGATGttttgctcaagagggatcctcAGGGAAGAATGTTTTTCAAAGGAAAATCTGACTATGTCCAGGAACCTATACCTAAAAATGCTTTGGAAAAGATATGGAAAAGGCTTTACAAAATGGATGCCAAGATGGCTGAATTACAATTTACTATTTTAGGAGGGAAAATGAATGAGATTTCAGAATTTAGCATTCCATTTCCACATAGAGCCGGAAACTTATTCCAAATTCATTATGCATTGCTTTGGCATGAAGAGAGCATCAAGGAAATCAATTGGCATATGAAGTGGATTAGGGAGCTTTATGATTTCATGGCTCCCTATGTTGCAAAACATCCTCGTACAGCATATGTCAATTATAGAGATCTTGATCTTGGAACCAACAATATTCATGGCAACTCAACCTATCAAGAAGCTTGTATATGGGGTTTCAAATATTTCAAGGTCAATAACTTTAACAGGTTGATTCAAGTGAAGGCAACGGTTGATCCAGATAATTTCTTTAGAAATGAACAAAGCATCCCTTATCTCGATCATTATGCAGGATAG